Below is a genomic region from Miniphocaeibacter halophilus.
AAATTACTTAAGCATCTACTACTACCATATTCGATATTTTCATTAAATAATTTGTAATAAAATCCTTCTAGAGTAACATTAATACCCTCTAAGGTCAAAGGAATTATTGAAATATTATCATATTCTTTTTCTATTTTAACCTTGGAATTAGTAATAGTTATCCTGTTATTATTATCTATTAAATATCCTTTAATATTATTGTCTAATAATTTTTTCAATAAAAGAACATTTGAAAAAGTATGATCCAATCTACTTCCTGTACAATTTAACATAAATATTTTTGAAAATTTTTTCTTTATTAAATAATTTAAAGCAGCTTCTGTATCAGAGTCATCCTTCTCTATTTCTAATTTTATTATAGATGTTTTCTTTTCTTCTAAAATATTTAAATACTTTTTATTAATGGAATCAAAATCCCCAACTAATAAATCTATTTTTATATTGTTTTCAATTAATGATTCAGCACCTTTATCAACAGCAATAATAAAATCTGCTTTCTTGGAATATTTTTTTAATATGTCATCATTTACTTTGTTTCCACCGGAAACTATTAAACCTATCATTTCTCCACCTTATTTATTAAGTTTTATCAATCTAGGATATATTATAAATATTAATATTATACATATAATTGTATTAGGAAGTACATAGGATATATTATAAATAAATGATCCTAGTACATATGGAATATTTGTTGGTAAAAATTTTTTAAAGAAAATTATTCCAGACAATATTGCAATAACCATTCTCATAAAATTTGCAAAAACAACAGATAAAGTTAGTTTTATTTTTCCCTTAACACTATTAAAATTCAAATTTTTACTAGCTAAACCAGCCAAACCTAACATTCCATAAGCTAAAGGATAATCCAACAAAAATTGTAATGGATGAATAATATATGGATCTATTAAACAATCAATTAGGCCATATATTATTCCAACAGTTACTCCCTTAGTTGGTCCCCATTTTAAGGCAAATAATAACAACGGAACATAACCTCCAGGAGTTATTGAACCACCTTGTGGCAATTTATATAATTTAATCATATTTAATACTATGGACAAAGCTATCATAATTCCTGCTTCTGCCAACATTTTAACATTAACTTTTCTCATATTCATTTTCTTTGTATTCATTTTTTCCTCCTAAAATATAAAATGTTTGTAATTTTACTTTATTTAGAAATAATTTATACAAAACTTGTTGAGCTTATTCAATTATTTTTATTTATAAAAATAAAAAAATCCACTTACCAACAAGGTAAATGGATTAAAATAATATTGTCTATAAATAAATATAATATTATAAAATTCACTTCCCTACGCTAGTATTATCTAGATCAGGTAAAAGGGTCATGTATAACATTCTCAGCTTAAGCTCCCCTAGTGATAAATTAGATTCTTTCTAAATAATATTCAATTTTTTCTTTCATAAGATTTAAATCTTTATTGAAGATGTCAGAGCCTGAAACAAATATGTCAACCCCTAAATCTAACAGGGATTCTAAATTAGTTGTTTTAACTCCTCCATCAATCTCTAATAATATATCATCTTTATTCTGATTAATCAACTTCCTGGTTTCTTTTATTTTATCTATGCTACTTGGTATAAAACTCTGTCCACCAAATCCCGGGTTAACGGTCATTATTAAAATTAAGTCGAGTTCATCCCATAAATAGTCTAGTACCGATAAAGATGTACCAGGATTTAATGAGATACCTGCCTTTATTCCATGTTCTTTTATTTGTTGTAAAACCCTTAAAGGATGTTTAGTAGCTTCTTGGTGTATAGTTATTATATCTGCACCTGCTTTTGCAAAATCATCAATATAGTTTTCAGGTTTTTCAATCATTAAATGAACATCAAATACAAGATTGGTATTTTCTCTTAAACTCTTTATTATTCCTGCTCCATAGGATATGTTAGGAACAAAGTTTCCGTCCATAACATCCAAATGTAAATATTTAACATTATTTTCTTCTAAAACTTTAATTTGTCTTTCTAAATTATAAAAATCTGCTGCCAATAACGATGGTGATAAAAACGCCATTAATATCTCCTTATACTATCATATTCTTCTAAAATCAATTTGTAGTTATTATATCTATAGTCTGAAATATCTCCAAGCTTAACTGCTTCTTTTATACCACAGGACGGTTCATTTATATGAAAACAATTATGAAATTTACAATTTGCAGAAAACTCTTTAAACTCTACAAAATTATCTTTAATTTCCGACCTATCTTCAATAAAGGTTAAATCCAAGGAACTAAATCCTGGAGTATCTATTATATAGGTAGTTTCATTTATTTTAAGCATTTTTACAGTTCTTGTAGTATGTTTACCTCTTTGTGTTTTTTTACTAATCAAACCAGTATCTAAATCTAAATCTTCAAAAATACTATTTAAAGTTGTAGATTTTCCTACACCTGAAGGTCCTGCTACTGCAGTGATTTTATTATTAAATATTTCTTTTAAATATTCCTTACTCTTAGAATCCTTATTTGAATTTAAGAAGATATCATATCCAATATTTCTATATATATCAAAAATATAATTAAAATCATCGTTGACTAACAAATCAATTTTATTAAATATTATTTTAATATCTATCTTTGATTTTTCTAACATAAGTAAATATCTATCTAAAAGATTTAAATTTATATTAGGAGATACAATACTCATTACAACTACAACCTGGTCTATGTTTGCAATAGGTGGTCGTATTAATTGGTTCTTTCTTTCATAGATTTCATCTATATAACCTGTACCATCATCATTTATGAATAATTTTACATTGTCACCTACTACAGGTTTTATATTTTGATTTCTAAAAACCCCTCTTGCTTTTGATAAAACTATATCATTTTTATTTTCAACATAATAAATTCCTCTGTGTGATTTTATAATTTTATTCATTACTGAACTGTCACCGTATTATAGTATTCACCAGCTATAAAAATATCATATTTCCCAACTGGAACATTTGATATATCAATATCTATGTTTTTCCCTTCATTTGTATTATGTCGTTTCTTATATATGGTGTTTCCATCTTTGCTAGTTATTCTAACATCAAAAGCACCTTCCATAATATCGGAAGTATTTATTGAAAATGTTGCATTTGTCGTTGAATTGTTTTCTTCTGCTTCTGTTGGTGTTTCCTCTGGTCCAAGACTTACAGTTAAAACAACTTTTTGTCCCTGTTGAACCTCTGTGTCAGGGCTAATACTTTGCTTTATTACCCTGTCTACCTCTACATTGTCACTATATTCTTTATTGTAGCTTACAACTAATCCCAATTCATTTAATATACTGGTAGCTCTATCTACAGTAAAGCCTGTTACATCTTGCATTTTTGGATTCTTAGGTTTTACTCCCTTAGATACTACTATGGTTACAGTAGAGCCTGGTGCAACAACAGCCCCTTCTTCTGGCTCCTGACTTATTACAATACCATTAGGAACTGTATCACTATATTGATCTTGAACAGCACCTCTTTTTAATCCTAACCTATTAATTTCAGCAATAGCTGCTTCTCTAGTCAAATCTTTTAAATTAGTAACTGTTACTTCTTCTTCTCCTGAACTAATTGAAACTTTAATAGTTGTACCCTTCTTAATTTCAGTCCCTGCTGCAGGATCTTGATTTATTATTTTACCTTCTTCAGAATTATCTTCACCATCTGATTCTACTATTTCTAATCCTAAATCATATTCTTCATATTCTTCTTTTAAGAGCTCTTCAGCCTCACTATAAGTATAGTCTAGTAGATTTGGAGCTTTTACCTTATCTTTTCCAAATAATTTTAGCTCTCCATTAAAAGCTTTAACAGCAACTACTGCAACAACAATAACCAATAATGCTAGAATAATTGGTAAAATATAAGTTTTGAAAAATTTTCCTTTTTCCTTTTCTTTTTTCTTAGGATGTTTTTCTTCCTCATCCTCTTCTTTAGGCATATTGTAAATTGCTTTTGTGTCTTTTTTATCTTCAATATCTTCATCTTTAATTACGCCGATTCTTTCAGTTTTTTCTAAATCATCATTGTAATTTGCTTTGTAGTTCCTATAATTTAATAATGCAATTTTTATTTCTGTAGCATTTTCAAATCGGTCACCAGGATTTTTTTCCATAGCCTTTATAATAATTTCATTTAAGCCATCAGGAATTGAATTGTTTATACTTTTTGGATCAATTAATGGATCTTGTATATGTTTTAAGGCTATTCCTACTGCATTTTCTGCATCAAAAGGTACCTTTCCCGTAGCCATTTCATACAAGACCACTCCTAAAGAATAAATGTCTGATTTTTCATCAATAAATTTACCCTTTGCCTGTTCAGGTGAAATGTAATGTACAGTTCCCAAAACAGTTGAAGTATAAGTAATTGTAGCTGATGATGAAATTCTTGCAATACCAAAATCCGTAACTTTTGCTATATTATCACTATTTATTAATATATTGTGAGGCTTAATATCTCTATGGATAACACCATTTTTATGTGCTGCTTCAATTGCTGCAGCTATTTGGAAACCAATATTAGCAATATATTCAGGCTCTAATGCACCTTTTTCATTAATAATATCCTTAAGTGTTTTTCCATCTATATATTCCATTACAATATAGTTGTATTTTTTATTGTCAATTGTTGAACTACCAACATCATATACAGAAACAATATTTTGATGAGATAAACTTGCAGCTGATTGTGCTTCCATTGCAAATTTTTTCAAAAACTCCTCATCATCCATAAATTCATTTTTTAATACTTTGACTGCAACATATCTATTAAGTAAAGTGTCCTTGGCTTTATAAACTATAGCCATTCCACCTATTCCAACGTTTTCTTCAATTACATATCTATTTCCAAGAGTTAAGCCTATCATTTAGCTACCTCCTCTTTTATAAATAAGGAAATAGTAATATTATCATTTCCGCCATTTTTTAAACTTTCATCAATTAACTTATTGACCTTATCTTCTATTGTAATTTTTTCTTTTAAGATTTCTTCTATTTCATGATCTTCCAACATGGTATTTAAACCGTCTGTACAAAGTAAAACCGCATCGTTTTCCTCTATATCAATTGCTATCATTTCAGGTTCAACACTTTCTTCAGATCCTAAACTTCTTGTAATTACATTTCTTTGAATATAAGTTCTGGCTTCTTCTTCAGTAATAGTTCCATTACTTAATAAATCATTTACTAAAGAATGATCTTTTGACAACTGTCTAAAACCATATTGATTTAAAAAATAAGCTCTACTATCTCCTACATTTAAAATATACAGAGAATTGTCTTTAATTAATGCTACTACAATGGTTGTTCCCATATTTAACAATTCCTCATTATTATGAGATTCATCATATATAATACTATTTGAATAGGATACACAGTCTTTTAGTAAATCTAAATAATTATCATATTTTTCATAATTTTCTTTAAAAAAATACACGAAGGATTTTACTGCAAGTTCTGATGCTATTTCGCCTGCATTATGTCCTCCCATTCCATCTGCAACAACCATAAGAGTCATATCATCAACTATATAGTTATCGTAATAATCTTCATTTAATTTCCGCTGCAGTCCTATATCTGTACTAGAGTATAATTGCACTTCATCACGTCCTTAATTAAAATTATGGGCTGCTCTTAATTGTCCACAAGCACCGTCTATATCTTGCCCTAAGCTAGTTCTTATAGTAGTGGTAATACCGAAGTCATCTAAATATGATTTAAACTTATTTATTGACTCCTTGTTTGAACTATTTTTATTGAATTCCTTAATCTTATTTAAAGGTATTAAGTTTACATGACAGTTAAGTCCTCTTAAAATCCTTCTTAATTCTTTGGCATGGATATAACTATCATTTTCACCTTCAATTAAAGTATATTCAAAACTAATTCTTCTTCCAGTTTTTTGAAAATAATATTTTGTAGCCTTTATAATATCTCCTATAGAATATCTGTTACCTATTGGCATTATTTGTTTTCTCTCATTATCAAATGGATTATGTAGAGAAATAGTAATATTAATAGGTAAGTTTTCATCTGCAAGCTCATATATTTTAGGTACAATTCCACATGTTGACAAAGTAATGTTTCTTATACTAATATTGTATCCCTTCTTGTTTGAAATTAACCTAATAAATTTTATTACATTATCATAATTGTCAAGTGGCTCACCTATACCCATTAGAACAATATTGCTAATTCTTTTACCTACATCTTTTTGAATTAGGTAAATTTGATTTAGAAGTTCTGATGGTTCTAAATTTCTAACAAATTTTTGTTTTGTGGAAGCACAGAAAGTACATCCCATTTTACAGCCAACTTGTGAAGAAATACAAATTGTATTGTGAGAACTGTATTCCATATAAACTGATTCAATAATATTACCATCATTTAATTTTATTAAATATTTCCTTGTCTTGTCTAATTTAGATTTAAATACTTTAAAAATTTCACTTTTATTTATATTGCCATAATCTTCTAATTTAAGTTTTAATTCCTTTGAAATATTAGTAAATTCATCTAAATCAAAATAATTCTTATTATGCAGACCAACAAATAATTGTTCTGCTCTAAATTTTTTTTCATCTATGGATACAAAAAAATCTTCCAATTCCTTTAATTCCATATTATTATAACTAATTTTTTTCATATTAATCCTTACCTATTATACCATAATCTACTTATCTTTTTATGAATTTACTCATAAAAAAGCCGTTATTTCCAAATTCATAAGGCATAAGTTTAATATAGTCAAGTTCTTTATTTTTAAAATCAATTTTGGATATTTCAACATTTGAAATATTGTCCAAGATCCATTTTATTTGGTTTTCATTTTCATCTTCAAAAATACTACATGTACTATAAACCAAGAATCCACCTTTTTTTAGGTACTTAAACCCATTTTCAACTATTTTCCTTTGAATATCAATTAATTCTCTAATCTGTTCTTTTGTTCTGTATAGTTTTATTTCTGGTTTTCTTGAAACTATACCGGAACCGGAACAAGGTGCATCTATTAATATAAAGTCAAATTTTTCATAGTATTTTGAAATATATTTTGTAGCATCAAAACTAATCGTTTTTATGTTTTTACATCCTAATCTCTTTATGTTTTCATGAATTTTTTCTAACTTTTTAGAATATAGATCGTTTGCTAAAATACTTCCTGTATTTTCCATGATTTCAGATAAATGGCAGGTTTTACTTCCCGGTGCTGCACATAAATCCAAAACTCGCGAATTTTTTTTAGGATTTAACACATCTGATACTAAAATACTTCCTCCATCTTGAACAGTAAATAAGCCATTTTTAAAATAATCTGAATTTAAAATAGCTCCGGGGTTTTCAATTATTAAGGAATTATTTAAAAAAGGATGATCTTTATACAAAACTCCATTTTCATCAAATATTTTTTTAACTTCAACTATATTGCTTTTCAATTTATTTATTCTAATAATAAATTCTTGTTTAGCATTATAGGACTTTAAAATTTTTATTAAAGTTTTTCTTGAATAATCCTTACTTAAAATATCATAAAAATCTTTTGATAGGGAAAATTCCGTTTGAATTCGTAATTCCCTGTCCTTGATTTTTTTTAAATATTTTTCCTCGTCACCTTTTTCTATATCCCTTAGTATAGCATTTAACAAATTTTTATATCCATTTAATTTAAAATATTCTGCAGTTTCCAATGCTTCATTTACTATAGCATACTTAGGTATATTATCTAAAAAAAGAATTTGAAAAATACTTATTCTAAAAATTTCTTCTATTTTTGGTGGTAGTTTTCTATTTGGTTTATCCAGTTTAGAAAACAAGATATAATCCAATAGTATTTTATTTTCAACAACGCCATAAACTAATTCTCTAATAAAATTTGTATTTAAATTTTTATTTCTTATAGAATTAATTAATTCATTTGAATAACCTGATTGTGTATTAACTTTTTCTAAAATTATAACTGATTCTATTCTTTCATTCATAATAAAAAAAGGGATTTAATCAATCCCTTAATCTCTTCTCCTTGTATTTGAAATTAAACGTATTAATTGTGTTATTGCCACTAATGTTGATGCAATATATGTTAAAGCAGCGGCTTTTAAAACAGATTTTCCATTATCTATTTCTCTTTCTTCCAATATTCCATAATCCTCTAATTGAATTAAGGCTCTTTTACTAGCATTTATTTCTACCGGTAATGTTACAATCTGAAATAATACTGCTACCATGAAAACAGCAATTCCAATTTGCACCAGCATAAATAGATTTGCTAAAAATCCCACTAATATCAAAATAAAAACATACCTTGAAGCAAAATTAACTGCTGGCACTAAAGCAGATCTAATTCTTAAAGGCATATATTCTTCCTTGTCTTGTATTGCATGACCAACTTCATGAGCTGCAACACTAATAGCAGCAATAGATGAATTATTGTAAACATTTTGTGATAATTTAATTACTTTTTTTGAAGGATCGTAATGATCTGTTAAATTACCTGAAACAGGTAAAACTTCAACATCATTTAATCCATTTCTATCTAGGATAAACCTCGCTACTTCTTTTCCGGTAAATCCCTTTTTGGAAGGAATTTTACTATTTTCTTTAAATGAACTATTTATTTTATGTTGGGCATACAT
It encodes:
- the rsmB gene encoding 16S rRNA (cytosine(967)-C(5))-methyltransferase RsmB — encoded protein: MNERIESVIILEKVNTQSGYSNELINSIRNKNLNTNFIRELVYGVVENKILLDYILFSKLDKPNRKLPPKIEEIFRISIFQILFLDNIPKYAIVNEALETAEYFKLNGYKNLLNAILRDIEKGDEEKYLKKIKDRELRIQTEFSLSKDFYDILSKDYSRKTLIKILKSYNAKQEFIIRINKLKSNIVEVKKIFDENGVLYKDHPFLNNSLIIENPGAILNSDYFKNGLFTVQDGGSILVSDVLNPKKNSRVLDLCAAPGSKTCHLSEIMENTGSILANDLYSKKLEKIHENIKRLGCKNIKTISFDATKYISKYYEKFDFILIDAPCSGSGIVSRKPEIKLYRTKEQIRELIDIQRKIVENGFKYLKKGGFLVYSTCSIFEDENENQIKWILDNISNVEISKIDFKNKELDYIKLMPYEFGNNGFFMSKFIKR
- a CDS encoding zinc metallopeptidase, whose translation is MYGYNFYYNFDWSYLLVLFAIILAMYAQHKINSSFKENSKIPSKKGFTGKEVARFILDRNGLNDVEVLPVSGNLTDHYDPSKKVIKLSQNVYNNSSIAAISVAAHEVGHAIQDKEEYMPLRIRSALVPAVNFASRYVFILILVGFLANLFMLVQIGIAVFMVAVLFQIVTLPVEINASKRALIQLEDYGILEEREIDNGKSVLKAAALTYIASTLVAITQLIRLISNTRRRD
- the rsgA gene encoding ribosome small subunit-dependent GTPase A, with product MNKIIKSHRGIYYVENKNDIVLSKARGVFRNQNIKPVVGDNVKLFINDDGTGYIDEIYERKNQLIRPPIANIDQVVVVMSIVSPNINLNLLDRYLLMLEKSKIDIKIIFNKIDLLVNDDFNYIFDIYRNIGYDIFLNSNKDSKSKEYLKEIFNNKITAVAGPSGVGKSTTLNSIFEDLDLDTGLISKKTQRGKHTTRTVKMLKINETTYIIDTPGFSSLDLTFIEDRSEIKDNFVEFKEFSANCKFHNCFHINEPSCGIKEAVKLGDISDYRYNNYKLILEEYDSIRRY
- a CDS encoding Stp1/IreP family PP2C-type Ser/Thr phosphatase, coding for MQLYSSTDIGLQRKLNEDYYDNYIVDDMTLMVVADGMGGHNAGEIASELAVKSFVYFFKENYEKYDNYLDLLKDCVSYSNSIIYDESHNNEELLNMGTTIVVALIKDNSLYILNVGDSRAYFLNQYGFRQLSKDHSLVNDLLSNGTITEEEARTYIQRNVITRSLGSEESVEPEMIAIDIEENDAVLLCTDGLNTMLEDHEIEEILKEKITIEDKVNKLIDESLKNGGNDNITISLFIKEEVAK
- the rpe gene encoding ribulose-phosphate 3-epimerase, coding for MAFLSPSLLAADFYNLERQIKVLEENNVKYLHLDVMDGNFVPNISYGAGIIKSLRENTNLVFDVHLMIEKPENYIDDFAKAGADIITIHQEATKHPLRVLQQIKEHGIKAGISLNPGTSLSVLDYLWDELDLILIMTVNPGFGGQSFIPSSIDKIKETRKLINQNKDDILLEIDGGVKTTNLESLLDLGVDIFVSGSDIFNKDLNLMKEKIEYYLERI
- the rlmN gene encoding 23S rRNA (adenine(2503)-C(2))-methyltransferase RlmN, with the translated sequence MKKISYNNMELKELEDFFVSIDEKKFRAEQLFVGLHNKNYFDLDEFTNISKELKLKLEDYGNINKSEIFKVFKSKLDKTRKYLIKLNDGNIIESVYMEYSSHNTICISSQVGCKMGCTFCASTKQKFVRNLEPSELLNQIYLIQKDVGKRISNIVLMGIGEPLDNYDNVIKFIRLISNKKGYNISIRNITLSTCGIVPKIYELADENLPINITISLHNPFDNERKQIMPIGNRYSIGDIIKATKYYFQKTGRRISFEYTLIEGENDSYIHAKELRRILRGLNCHVNLIPLNKIKEFNKNSSNKESINKFKSYLDDFGITTTIRTSLGQDIDGACGQLRAAHNFN
- the pknB gene encoding Stk1 family PASTA domain-containing Ser/Thr kinase codes for the protein MIGLTLGNRYVIEENVGIGGMAIVYKAKDTLLNRYVAVKVLKNEFMDDEEFLKKFAMEAQSAASLSHQNIVSVYDVGSSTIDNKKYNYIVMEYIDGKTLKDIINEKGALEPEYIANIGFQIAAAIEAAHKNGVIHRDIKPHNILINSDNIAKVTDFGIARISSSATITYTSTVLGTVHYISPEQAKGKFIDEKSDIYSLGVVLYEMATGKVPFDAENAVGIALKHIQDPLIDPKSINNSIPDGLNEIIIKAMEKNPGDRFENATEIKIALLNYRNYKANYNDDLEKTERIGVIKDEDIEDKKDTKAIYNMPKEEDEEEKHPKKKEKEKGKFFKTYILPIILALLVIVVAVVAVKAFNGELKLFGKDKVKAPNLLDYTYSEAEELLKEEYEEYDLGLEIVESDGEDNSEEGKIINQDPAAGTEIKKGTTIKVSISSGEEEVTVTNLKDLTREAAIAEINRLGLKRGAVQDQYSDTVPNGIVISQEPEEGAVVAPGSTVTIVVSKGVKPKNPKMQDVTGFTVDRATSILNELGLVVSYNKEYSDNVEVDRVIKQSISPDTEVQQGQKVVLTVSLGPEETPTEAEENNSTTNATFSINTSDIMEGAFDVRITSKDGNTIYKKRHNTNEGKNIDIDISNVPVGKYDIFIAGEYYNTVTVQ
- the thiT gene encoding energy-coupled thiamine transporter ThiT, whose translation is MNTKKMNMRKVNVKMLAEAGIMIALSIVLNMIKLYKLPQGGSITPGGYVPLLLFALKWGPTKGVTVGIIYGLIDCLIDPYIIHPLQFLLDYPLAYGMLGLAGLASKNLNFNSVKGKIKLTLSVVFANFMRMVIAILSGIIFFKKFLPTNIPYVLGSFIYNISYVLPNTIICIILIFIIYPRLIKLNK
- a CDS encoding thiamine diphosphokinase; this encodes MIGLIVSGGNKVNDDILKKYSKKADFIIAVDKGAESLIENNIKIDLLVGDFDSINKKYLNILEEKKTSIIKLEIEKDDSDTEAALNYLIKKKFSKIFMLNCTGSRLDHTFSNVLLLKKLLDNNIKGYLIDNNNRITITNSKVKIEKEYDNISIIPLTLEGINVTLEGFYYKLFNENIEYGSSRCLSNFLIKDFGNIFINSGLAIIIESND